In the genome of Anabrus simplex isolate iqAnaSimp1 chromosome 2, ASM4041472v1, whole genome shotgun sequence, the window TTCTCAACAGTCACACCCTCATGCCTCAAGCTAACAATCAATGGGTCACCTTCTTGCAAAACATTAAGCTCGAAAGTCTTGCTGCCATCTCCTGTTAATTGAACAAATTCTTCCTCCGCTGCTGAGGGCCATTTTGACAATCCTTTTGGAGGAAGAAGGGAACAGTGTTTAGCTAAAGGAGGAATTTGTGACAATTCAGTTGGAAGTGAACGCAAGCTGGTTGTAGTGGTAGAGTTCCCAAAGTCAATGTAAAGAACTTCTGTCCCCTCGTCTCTACAAGAAAGAATCTTTGCTCTATACCACTGCTCATCTTCAGGGAATAAAGCAGCACATATTCCATCTACAGAAGCTTCTGGAAGAGGATCAAAGTTATCTACAAAGGACAATTTATCAGTTATCTCATCCAACTGACATGATGTACTACGATCCTGAATCCAGAAATCAGCTGTTGAATTGACATGGCTAACAAACACCCCTGAACTGACTTCAGATGACTTATATAGTTCAGTACACATTGATTCTTTCAGCAAGTTATCATTGGACTGAAAGCTCTCTTCCACACATGAAGTATTCATATTAAAATATTGTAACTTGTCTTTCTTATCACAGGTTAGTTTTTCAGTAAACTGCTCATTATTTTCTTTAGTATCTGCACAGATTTCAAATTGTTCACTAAAGGATACTGTCTTAATGaaatttctgccctcttcattagTATGATGTGCAACACAATCAGTTGCCATTTTAATGTCTGTATGATAGCTGCCAACTGTCACCTCATTGGAATTATCATTTACACTACATTTTTGCAGCAGTAAATCCTCAACTTTCAATTCATCCTGGCCCAAGCTAACAATCAATGGGTCACCTTCTTGCAAAACTTTAAGCTCGAAAATCTTGCTGCCATCTCCTATTAATTGAACAAATTCTTCCTCCGCTGCAGAGGGCCATTTTGACAATCCTTTCGGAGGAAGAAGGGAACAGTGTTTAGCTAAAGGAGGAATTTGTGACAATTCAGTTGGAAGTGAACGCAAGCTGGTTGTAGTGGTAGAGTTCCCAAAGTCAATGTAAAGAACTTCTGTCCCCTCGTCTCTACAAGAAAGAATCTTTGCTCTATACCACTGCTCATCTTCAGGAAACAAAGCAGCACATATTCCATCTACAGAAGCTTCTGGAAGAGGATCAAAGTTATCTACAAAGGACAATTTATCAGTTATCTCATCCAACTGACATGATGTACTACGATCCTGAATCCAGAAATCAGCTGTTGAATTGACATGGCTAACAAACACCCCTGAACTGACTTCAGATGAATTATTTAGTTCAGTACACATTGATTCTTTCAGCAAGTTATCATTGGATTGAAAGCTCTCTTCCACACATGATGTATTCGTATTAAAATACTGTAACTTGTCTTTCTTATCACAGGTTAGTTTTTCAGTAAACTGCTCATTATTTTCTTTAGCATCTGCACAGATTTCAAATTGTTCACTAAAGGATACTGTCTTAATGaaatttctgccctcttcattagGATGATGTGCAACACAATCAGTTGCCATTTTAATGTCTGTATGAGAGCTGGTAACAGACACCTCATTAGAATTATCATTTACACTACATTTTTGCAGCAGTAAATCCTCAACTTTCAATTCATCCTGGCCCAAGCTAACAATCAATGGGTCACCTTCTTGCAAAACATTAAGCTCAAAAGTCTTGCTGCCATCTCCTATTAATTGAACAAATTCTTCCTCCGCCGCTGAGGGCCATTTTGACAATCCTTTTGGAGGAAGAAGGGAACAGTGTTTAGCTAAAGGAGGAATTTGTGACAATTCAGTTGGAAGTGAATGCAAGCTGGTTGTAGAGGTAGAGTTCCCAAAGTCAATGTAAAGAACTTCTGTCCCCTCGTCTCTACAAGAAAGAATCTTTGCTCTATACCACTGCTCATCTTCAGGGAACAAAGCAGCACATATTCCATCTACGAAAGCTTCTGAAAGAGGTTCAAAGTTATCTGCAAAGGCAAGTTTATCAGTTATCTCATCCAGTTGCCATGATGTACTATTATACTGAACCCAGAAATCAGCTGCTGAATTGACATGACTAATAAAAACGGCTGAATCATCTGCAGGTAACTCGTTTAATTGATCGTACATTCCCTGAGATACTTTAAATGTCAAGGACTCCTGGTTGATCTCTTTCCCATTTAGAAAAAGTGACACAATCAGAGGCTCTCCTATCACTTTTATTTCCATGAGAAACACAGTTTTGCCTCCTCCACTCATTTCTGCCAATTTTTCTTTTGCATAATCAGGCCATGCTTCAAGGCCTTCTGGTAATGTCAATGAGCATTCTTCAGCAAGGGGTGGGATTTTACACATATCTTCTGGCAATGCACGTATGCTATTCACAACTTCTGTATTCCCGTAGTCTATATATTGGACTTCATAAGGAACCTCATTTTCACTAATGTTTAAAATTTTTGCTCGAAaccatttttctttcttcagagaGAATGCAACACAAGGCATATTCCTAGAAGGGTAATCAATGGACATGAAGTCTTTGGCTTCTAACAGACGGTATGAAATTCCATGAATGTAGGGCACATATTTCTTTTGCTGAATCCAAAATTTTGCTGGTGAATCACTGAAAGGAATAACAATTTCGGTTTTGTCACTTGTACATAGTGTAATCTGTGATGAAGATATTTTTCCAGTAACAACCGAGAGCTCAATAGGAACAGCCAAATTAGCATCTATGAGTTTCTGAGTAAGATTTAAACTTTCCCCGGTGTCCACTATCCATTTATTCGAAGCTGTTCTTTCAAGAGAAATATCAAATTCTTTCTCACCTGTAATACTAGTAAGCAACTTGCTGCATTCTGCCTCATCTTCACCAAGAACGGCAAGAGAAGTACAGAATGCTAGGGAATGTGGAGTGAAGAATGAACAATCTAATACCCTGATATTTTCTTCAGGTATAATTTCTGTATTTCCATAGTCAATAAAGCAGACTGAAATGCCTTCAGCTGTTCTAGTTTCTATGCATGCCCTATACCAGCCACTGTCAATTACTGATTTAGCAGCACACATTTTACCCTCTTCTACCATGGTAAGTGTCTCTCCAAGACCTTCTGTTTCATAAAATGCATACAtatcttgaagaagttttgttATAAGATCTCCATCATTCACTCTTTGCATCCAAATTCTGTATGGACCACTGATGTGAGCTATCCAGACTCGAACACAACTTCTCAATACAGGATAGGGACACAAAGGATTAACTTCCAAGGTATGTGAGTTGTCAACGGACTTCAACAATTCCAAGCGCTGTCCTTCAATGTCAAACAGCAGTACGGATAACCTGAAACAAATTAAGGAAGCATTTATGTAGAGTTTGATGTCAGTATAATTTCCAGACAATTTTTGAATGCCTAAAActattgcatgaaataaatttcatgattAAAGGCCCGTGTTGACAGTGCTTaagtatattttcaaatatttgagaaaaatttcACCTTTTTAACACTACTAAGATCAAAGGATTTTTCCCACTGTCCAACACTTATTTTATTCTTATAGTTTTATGCATATACAAACATGTGTCTGCTTATATTCTATTTGTTTAGCTAGAATTTAAGCCGACACATTTGTACATGCATAAAAACTAACTATATGAATAAAATAAGTATTGGATGCTGGGAAAAATCCTTTGACCTTAGTTGTTAAAGCCAATACgggataaacatgagatttataagttgttttCAATACTATAAATTATGTATTTGAGTGTTAAAATGCAATTAAAATATAATGGAATATGTTTCATCCCTTCCTCTAGGACATCATTAGTCACTTATTAAATAAGCAGcattccaaaaacacaaaaatatacaCTAAGTTAAAATGATATGATACAATGTGATGCTCTGTCTAATTACAACTATATCACAATAATAGTGGAATataagaaatttagaagaagagcagtatggatctCAACAGGGCAGGTCAAcaatagaccctatatttaccattagatcactgatggaaaaacagtgggaatatggaaaataACTGGTGATAGTATTCTTGATCTACTGAAAAAGCATACAATAGTGTTAATTTGGAAAAagtgtgggaaaccctggaaagaaaaggatatgGAAAGCAATcgagggaactagtgaaagcaatgtataaaaaaCTATCCCAGCTGTGTTCCAGACCCCAGACAGATTGGTCTAGAagccaaactggactaagacagggaagtgtattgtctccacttatatttataatggttatggatgaaattccaaaggaaacaaaggcaacatATAGAGGGGagatgaaaatattgttgtttgcagatgacatagtgatctggggagtcaacaatacagaagtgcaaatcaaACTAGAGGCTTTAGATGACAAtactgagaaatatggtatgaaaatcagtttGGAGAACatcaaaacagtggtgatgacaagatgAGAAATAGAAGGATAAGGGATCACTAGTattaggggacaaaaccttgaggttgttgaatgtttcaaatatttgagaagtgaaataatgcaagatgcaagaatgtacagaagttcctatgaaaatgaaaagagataatgtacaacatatactatacccctatattaatgtaTTCATCAGAGACTGGGGCAATGACAGAGAGAAAAGAGAGaaaaaattcaggccagtgagatgaagttcctgatgtgtgtgtgtgtgtgcgtgagagagatgttgaggtcagaaaagagagaGGGGTAGAAAAACtcagtgataggatggagaagaataaattgagatggtttgggacatattatgaggatggaggagggaaggataccaaaacaagtgttggaggctaagatagagggaAAAAGGGTacgagggaggcccagagcaagatggatagactctgtcaagaacagtgtaAGAAAAAGAAGAGTGGACTGGAatattactgaagaggagtggtggaaggagaggcaatgatggagaagtaccatcaacaccccaACCTGGCTGGAGCTGgacaatgggatatgaaaaggATGATGATGAATAGCAGAGTATCTTTTATTAAAAGTCTTTGGAAACAAGGTCTTGATGAATGATAAACAGTCAAATGAGCCCATGTAGGGCAATAATATTAACACAATTTACAATTGTAGCACAATAGTTGACAAAAATCTGTGTCCTTAATAATATAGGTATACTTGTTGACAATATGGCAGAATGTTCTAAAATGAACAGTAAATCCCATTTTTTATGGCTGGTTTTCATAAAAATATCTCATTGGAGGATAGTCCTTACAAGCTATAGTTACAGTGGGGGACATACGTACTCGTACAGCCTGATATGACATGAAATTACTACTTATCTTACGTGCATAGGTCAGATCACTAAAACATAAATGTAGATGCTTCATCACTAAACATCGTAAATGACACAACGTGAATAAACGGAAAAGGTTTATATATAATAAGAAATACATCATTAGTCTGGATTAACCCAGTGACATATGTATTCATACACCTGGATTGTCTTTCAACTGTACAGGCAGTAGATCCATCCCCCTCCCTACTCAGTGCCCAGCAGTTGTTGATTAGACGTCAATGAGCAGTGCACAGCACCAGTACAGAGTACAAGCTGGTACCGCTATCTGAATGGGGCGCAAGACCAAGGAAACTACGTTGCTGAGAGAGAGATCATGGTACGGTttcataataaaaataaatcatattctgaaatcgCAAATGTATGTAGAAGCCATGCTACTGTCCAAAGTGTCATACAGTGATTAAAAAGAAACAGAACCCTTGCAAGCAGCAAATGATCAGGCCGACCATACAAGTGACAACTTGAGAAAGGAGCATGGTAGTGAAAGAAGTCATGAAGAATCTGAAGATAATTTTGATGGAAATAAAAGCCCATGTAGAAGAATATTATGGTAAACAAGTCACAAGTAGAACTATCAGAAGAATCCTTCACTGTGCGGAGTATCAAGCTTGGGTCCCAGAAAGTAACCCAACATTAGTACGAGAAATCTCAAGTAGCCAGATTGCAGATTGCCAATGAGTATGTAGGAAATTATAATGGATTCTGGGACTGTTTTATTTAAtgatgaaagtaaatttaatatatttcacaATGATGTACGAGTGTTAGTCTGGAGAAAGCCTACAACTGAGCTGGACATCAAAAATATCCACGCTACTGTAAAGTATGGAGGAGGTGGGGTAATGGTATGGGGCTGAATGGCAGATTCAAGGGTAGGTGAACTCGTTTTCATTGATAGAATTAGGGACAGATTTGATTAACTGAATATACTGAAGGAAAATTTACAGAAGAATGCCAACAAACTTGACATTGGGGACAATTTTTATTGCCAGCAATATAATTAACCCCAAACAACCTGCAGAAATTGTCCATATCTGGCTGCTCTATCATATACCACATGCCCCGAAAACCCCAGTTCAGTCTCCAGACCTTAATCCAATCAATTATTTGAGGAACAAGTTTGggaaaaaagtaaagaaacatgagcAGCAAACAAAGGTTTGCTGTTgctacaaaaatggaatgcaatttgTTTCAAAATAACAAGGAAGTTGGTATATTCCATGCAAAACACCTTACACAAGTCATCCATAACAAAGGAATGCATACCAAGTATTAAGAAATAATTTGGTGGAGGTGTGGGTTATAAAGACAACATACTTTTGTTCTTGTATGAATACTCATGTCCTATGTAAAAATAATCTTccaaggagttgaatttttttatttagCAAGGAGTAATTTTGTGTTGATTTTCTGTATGCGTATGTTTAAGTCGACGAGTTACTAAACAGATGTTAATTACTTAATTACGATCTCTTGTATAAAACCCAACTGTATGAATAATTATGTCCCGCATTGTATATGACTGAACATTTTCAAAAGATACAGCAGAATGCTCCCAGGAAATGATATACTGTGTAATTGCTATGAGTGGAACCAGGGGGACTCCTCTCAAAATAATTCGTTGAAGAAGATTCTTGAAAAACTGAAAAATCTTCAAGTGTGGTGGTAAAAGATATTTATGCAGATTATTGATGCATATAGAAAAAGGagcctaaaaagaaaagaaaaaggggaggATTAGGCCAATTGCCaaaagaaaaataaagtaatgttaaatACGATGTATTTAAGAACTTACTTCCCCTCAGGACTCTCTTGAAGGCCAGTGTGATGGCAGGTGTTTTGAGAGACAGAGAGATtttttgtgatatttcctacttttaaagacatcattcaaacttattcatctactaatgttattccatgtcatctctgcactgacagcttggaacataccacctagttgagctgttcgtctcctatctcccaagtcttctcagcccaaactttgcaacatttttgtaacactactcttttgccggaaatcacccagaacaaatcgagctgcttttctttggactttttcggttcttgaatcaactaatcctggtgagggtcccatacactgaaacaaaatactcttaccagagacttatatgccctctcctttacatccatactacaacccctaaataccctcataaccatgtgcagagatctgtactgtgtggaaactggaactgtacaatgatgatgatgatgactgtgtgGTTTATGAAATAAAGCAGAATTTGTATTGGTAGTTTTAAATGCTATATTGCAATTTTTTCTTTTGGTATCAGTCACTGAGAGAAACATTTTTGCAATTATGTCAAAAAGAGTTTATCTGTTATTTCATTGAGATTGCCAATTTCTCGGATCAATGTGGATGTTTTCGTATATATTCAAGAGAGTGCCTTTATTAATCACGTGTACAATAAACATACCTTGATCTATTGATGAAATACAGTAGAAAGATTACAATTTGACATATGGATACTCACAACTGAGTATTTATTGTGTTCTTAGCATTAATGTGTTCTAGGTAATGTGTGGTGAAACTTCTTCCTATCTGACCAGTATGTGCAAACTGCAATGTGTGCATTTAACTTGAGGACTCTGGAGCTGAACGATTGTGTTATTATTACTAATACTGTGTGGAAACTGCAACTGtacaatggtgatgatgatgatgatgactgtgtgGTTTATGAAATAAAGCAGAATTTGTATTGGTAGTTTTAAATGCTATATTGCAATTTTTTCTTTTGGATAAGTTAGTGATTTGAAAATTGTTTCCATATTATATGtaacataatacatacatacatacatacatacatacatacatacatacatacatacatacatacatacatacatacatacatacatacatacaatcataCATACTGTTATgtcttttagcattcagtctgcaagcctttgtgaaattactaaacaccaccacaatcctctatttgtaactagttctgtggcctcatttagttctatacctcctatctttaaataattagaaactgagtctaatcactgtagtcttggtctccctctactcctcttacactccataattgagtccattattttcctaggtaacctatcctcctccattcgcatcacatgaccccaccaccaaagctggtttatgcatacagcttcatccttcaagttcattcctaatttagcccttatctcctctttccgagtaTACTCCTGCCTTTATTCCAACCTGATTGTTGTTTTCTAtcattttcttaagtgattgcaaagaaattggatatttattgaacatctccattagtAAGTTAtaccaacccctaactccccttcctataaacaaatatttgccccaatttgtcctcttgaactccaactttatcttcatattgtgatatttcctacttttaaagacaccattcaaacttattcatctactaatgtcattccatgccatctctccactgacagctcggaaaataccacttagttgagctgctcgtctcctatctcccaagtcttcccagcccaaattttgcaacatttttgtaacactactcttttgtcggaaatcacccagaacaaatcgagctgcttttctttggattttttccggttcttgaatcacgtaatcctggtgagggtcccatacactggaaccatattctagttggggtcttaccagagacttatataccctctcctctacatccttactacaacccctaaatatcctcataaccatgtgcagagatctgtaccctttatttacaatccctttgtGTGATTACCcaattgaagatctttccttatattcattCCCCAAAAGGAACTATCAACACAGAGGattttacctatttgtgaaactcacaacctgacttaatgctgtttatcatcataccattcattgcctactgcccatcagAGTCAAATTTGGCACCTCTCTGTACCATTTGTTTCTGCTCTGAAGATTTAGAAGGGAGACTAGAGAGATTTACTAACATGTTGAAAATCATCTTGTTTACAGCAAAAGCCATGCTAAACATCAGCATACTCTTCCCTATCTTCAATGCCCTCATACCTTTATTGATCCTGTACCCATCTATGGTCATCATGTCATCATCTTGAAACTGCTCTTCTTgcatgtggacatgattttaagattgcaCTGTTGACATAATTCAATGAGTCTTGAActgtttttgttggtaaatttgagCACTGAGTAGAGTCTAAtggttttcctgtgttccttttctcggccgatttgtgcattgaaattgCCTAAGATaattttgacgtcatcctttggaatttttaaCATTACCTTTTCAAGTATGTTCCAAAATTGTCCACGTTTTTGGGAGTTctttttgttgtctatatttgtaggggcgtgtgcatttattaatgcatattttttattggcacactgaatccaatattattattatttattattattattttattgttgtattAAGGTAGGAATATTTAAAGTTGGAAGGTCTCAATGTTAGAtattagtaatttgttttgtacaggcAGTTGGGAAACTAACAGCTATTTCCAGGTTTGGGAAAACATCCAAGGGAAACTTTAGTGAGTAATGTGGAGAGTCCAGCCTGATATATGCATATCCACAAGTCAAACTTCGGAGGTGGTAGGGAGATAGCCACATGTTACCATGGCATGGGATATCTCTTGCTCAAGATTGGACAGACAGGTGCTGGCAGGAGCTCAGAGATATTGTGAAGGAGTGGGGAGGAAGAAGTCTACATTGGTAGAACGTGATCCAGCAACCATTACTACATGTCACAAACAATTTATGGAGGAGTTTACTGTGAATATTATCTACCATGTCTTTTGGCTGTGAACATTAATGAGTGTACGTTTGATTATGGACaatgtaatttttttaatgttacaattatgtCCCAGCGTGGGGCAATtaatcatttcatttattttatttattcatattttgtgttatttacattataataagCACCCAACAGCAGGGCAGATATTTTAATTTATAACAATTCACTATTCATAACCTAGTCACAAAGTGGGATAAAATGGTTACCTTCATGCCTGGCTACCTTTGTTCCCATGAATTAATCTAATGCTAATTTCTAGAGTAGGCTGAGTGAATATACgtctctccagaaatggaaatcttgtttctaaatttctgTTCTCACAAGTAGTCAAACCCACATCATTCTGTTTAAAATGAGCTAGATAAGCCTTTATCACTTTGGACAGGCAGCTTCTACAAATTCATATTTTGTAACAATTTAAATACTGGTAATCTAttgttaattttaatgttataatatATTATGATAAAAAGACCATCAGGTTTGTAAGGGCAAGACTCCAAATCTTTGTAatataaagaaaaagaaagatgtCCCAAAACATAAATAGGTTATAGGTCTAGATTTTCTCTGTAGCGATTATACAAAGAATCAATGGAAAACCACACCAAGTATGATGCAACTTTATGGATTTCAAGTCTTCTAGCAGAATGTGGATTGTGGAGGTAGGTATTCCCCAACATGCCTATTTTACCTTCTGAAAAGAAAGAGTGAAATGCATGTAAAAAAAGCCACAGTATGAACTGTTTATAAATCACTGGATTCCTACACTAGATTGAAAATGTAACAATGAAACAAGAACTGGAGATGGGGTGATAAGAAATGTTATTTTACTTTGGAAACATGAAACAACAAGATAAGTTGTAGTATTTAAAACAGAAATTACCTTTCATTCAGAACTTCATCTACCACCATAATAACATCCTGGTCTTCCACTTCCATTTTAAAATGTTCTTCCAGATCTACAGAAATACTGCTTTCAGCTGAACCACTTACGCAGCACTTGGTTGCTTGAAATGGTAAAGATGCCAAACAAGGAGGCAGTATCCAtacctaaaaataaaagaacatcccTTTAAAAATAAGCGGAACTGTTTCTCAGTTTCAAGAAAGGACTGTAGTGGGTAATGTCAAATTACCAGATGTTAACTAGGAagataatgcgaatgacagaaagcatgaccaacaaatggtaaataagttaatctgggaaggacagctgaatcacaaagtgatggaactattgagggaagaatattctagatgtaatgctgataaaaccaggcgagctttacagagaaactgaagtgatgttATAAGGGATCAATAAGCTGTTTTAGTCATACCATAGTGTACAGAAAAGAAAGTGTGATCACTTCTCTGGTGCTCATACACTTGCCATTGTCTGTAGCAGGCAC includes:
- the LOC136864642 gene encoding maternal protein tudor isoform X1 gives rise to the protein MPDWQSCDVPLSTTGSCEHQLPHTLVSGKYGENEYETRLEKNKVLQRDPGVRWKGPGKNEENNHLDENVRSEESWGDHEQSNIGSKMWNPDILKEKDKNYGHRDKEKEKRWGGRDVPKRERGRYEKKWAGSEERVVIPRKFTRQHDGEDRKWSGGDRKHGAREERFDGGRKWSSREGRKGGDKGWTSNHGERHGSGKWTGESYKSDSRTGLSNEQRPMNFKKKPSHSIENSRRDEAKTSLKGSGLRRSQESVCAEEELKKFREAIIPLRSMARVELVYAANPSDFVVQISDNSTQLSDMMAKIAAGYENEEVPALPASSLKVGTPCIARYAEDNTWYRAVVEDVAESILVCFVDYGNKDFVAPADVRKISPDLLSVPILGVRCSLIGAQAQFDEWTSDEISHFMDLTDGKPLMAHFIRLERNRAEVILRGLEDSHNEEVSINQKFGADSIDDLSLLASSESPLLASATDHFLDLALYPEMSEKIEVTWFINPEQFFCQIKTSNTLAAFKDMMNSIQISNVGKAPLNHPVSIGTPVLAKFPLDGVLYRAEVKNVCGQSCCVVQYVDYGNCETVSFENLWAIDLKFMNIPRQAVLCSLIGVKPVDSVWPSKCADYEKFFGADELDCVFHGSTVEDKNSVSLYKDGVSIATELVACGLAVKMDSSTDHLIETEPVNLSLLKDQQLAAHVTFIRSISEFYVQLEPECVAQLQAKLLQVEDKQPLHIEDVENFNDLCLVTPDGTQWYRGKLVKSLESSGFLVDFVDYGSQCTINQCNVWILPPCLASLPFQATKCCVSGSAESSISVDLEEHFKMEVEDQDVIMVVDEVLNERLSVLLFDIEGQRLELLKSVDNSHTLEVNPLCPYPVLRSCVRVWIAHISGPYRIWMQRVNDGDLITKLLQDMYAFYETEGLGETLTMVEEGKMCAAKSVIDSGWYRACIETRTAEGISVCFIDYGNTEIIPEENIRVLDCSFFTPHSLAFCTSLAVLGEDEAECSKLLTSITGEKEFDISLERTASNKWIVDTGESLNLTQKLIDANLAVPIELSVVTGKISSSQITLCTSDKTEIVIPFSDSPAKFWIQQKKYVPYIHGISYRLLEAKDFMSIDYPSRNMPCVAFSLKKEKWFRAKILNISENEVPYEVQYIDYGNTEVVNSIRALPEDMCKIPPLAEECSLTLPEGLEAWPDYAKEKLAEMSGGGKTVFLMEIKVIGEPLIVSLFLNGKEINQESLTFKVSQGMYDQLNELPADDSAVFISHVNSAADFWVQYNSTSWQLDEITDKLAFADNFEPLSEAFVDGICAALFPEDEQWYRAKILSCRDEGTEVLYIDFGNSTSTTSLHSLPTELSQIPPLAKHCSLLPPKGLSKWPSAAEEEFVQLIGDGSKTFELNVLQEGDPLIVSLGQDELKVEDLLLQKCSVNDNSNEVSVTSSHTDIKMATDCVAHHPNEEGRNFIKTVSFSEQFEICADAKENNEQFTEKLTCDKKDKLQYFNTNTSCVEESFQSNDNLLKESMCTELNNSSEVSSGVFVSHVNSTADFWIQDRSTSCQLDEITDKLSFVDNFDPLPEASVDGICAALFPEDEQWYRAKILSCRDEGTEVLYIDFGNSTTTTSLRSLPTELSQIPPLAKHCSLLPPKGLSKWPSAAEEEFVQLIGDGSKIFELKVLQEGDPLIVSLGQDELKVEDLLLQKCSVNDNSNEVTVGSYHTDIKMATDCVAHHTNEEGRNFIKTVSFSEQFEICADTKENNEQFTEKLTCDKKDKLQYFNMNTSCVEESFQSNDNLLKESMCTELYKSSEVSSGVFVSHVNSTADFWIQDRSTSCQLDEITDKLSFVDNFDPLPEASVDGICAALFPEDEQWYRAKILSCRDEGTEVLYIDFGNSTTTTSLRSLPTELSQIPPLAKHCSLLPPKGLSKWPSAAEEEFVQLTGDGSKTFELNVLQEGDPLIVSLRHEGVTVEKLLLQKCRIEVDRNASCHAENDTVTYGDSRPSNDENYATNEMVVSGEEVENYPNTIKVAVNSVGKLNGGCESLLGSSEIVSALTLNVEDNFKPNGDLPEESGPGNTNTNTIEVPAISRMIPTTSSYIYSSENPISKDESTFEAAVFPETSTGHHIDQLCGIQENTTSEQCDSDKSSDVVPEKTDKLTFKDQESITGFKTSMNAPVSTSPSKEADFVENLQISPDIENAQICNSHSKADLIESNVESDPLKDRECDLSIVVCTNLDPDKISTEFNSNLKEKTEELEGPPEDADIVSISKEGESLISTEREIMIQVPTFKLEHSEKLVKDLYVELKTPMSDCQTAKTSIAVNGSVVTAAELPTSSSCDQGSSGD